Proteins encoded together in one Bradyrhizobium sp. PSBB068 window:
- a CDS encoding multidrug effflux MFS transporter has translation MHGVMGKPRGAAQDNIKDNNIATSKVMLLMLVVMTGVAPISLYMLVPALPVLATDFGRDISIAQMTVSLYMVGIALSQLIMGPLSDKFGRRPVLLAGLGLMVVAGIGSLFAETLPQLIAARFFQALGGASGMVISRAIIRDLYPRERVGAMISLVVAALMIAQMVSPLTGGLLETAFGWRAILYLITAASLTVTIFIALALPETRRDRADSSSFRNDLGKLIRSRAFVGYLLCQVLASQIIFAFAGGGPYIVVTQMGRSSAEYGAWFAMTGFGYFVGNLLCVRFAPRHSLERLIWFGLALQLGGSLLNLIWSFTGVNQAPLWLFGTQMIVMIANAFVMANSAAGAISIRPEAAGTASGAMGFLQQGIGSLISQFGAYLGGHSTTTLPLTSALFAISIACACTMIFVVPRRNVVVSEELIAQAEEDEQGMM, from the coding sequence ATGCACGGCGTGATGGGCAAGCCGCGCGGCGCGGCGCAAGACAACATCAAAGACAACAACATCGCGACCTCGAAGGTCATGCTGCTGATGCTCGTCGTGATGACGGGCGTCGCGCCGATCTCGCTCTATATGCTGGTGCCGGCGCTGCCGGTGCTGGCGACCGATTTCGGCCGCGACATTTCCATCGCGCAGATGACCGTGTCGCTCTACATGGTCGGCATCGCGCTGTCGCAGCTGATCATGGGGCCGCTGTCCGACAAGTTCGGCCGCCGGCCGGTGCTGCTCGCGGGCCTCGGCCTGATGGTCGTGGCCGGCATCGGCTCGCTGTTCGCCGAAACCCTGCCGCAACTGATCGCGGCGCGCTTCTTCCAGGCGCTCGGCGGCGCCAGCGGCATGGTGATCAGTCGCGCCATCATCCGCGATCTCTATCCGCGCGAGCGGGTCGGCGCCATGATCAGCCTCGTGGTCGCCGCGCTGATGATCGCGCAGATGGTGAGCCCGCTGACCGGCGGTCTGCTGGAGACCGCTTTCGGCTGGCGCGCGATCCTCTATCTCATCACCGCGGCGTCGCTGACCGTGACCATCTTCATCGCGCTGGCACTGCCCGAAACCCGCCGCGACCGCGCCGACAGCTCGAGCTTCCGCAACGACCTCGGCAAGCTGATCCGAAGCCGCGCGTTCGTCGGCTATCTCCTGTGCCAGGTGCTGGCGTCGCAGATCATCTTCGCCTTCGCCGGCGGCGGCCCCTACATCGTGGTCACCCAGATGGGCCGCAGCAGCGCCGAGTATGGCGCATGGTTCGCGATGACCGGGTTCGGCTACTTCGTCGGCAATCTCTTGTGCGTGCGCTTCGCGCCGCGGCACTCATTGGAGAGGCTGATCTGGTTCGGCCTCGCGCTGCAGCTCGGCGGCAGCCTGTTGAACCTGATCTGGAGTTTCACTGGGGTAAACCAGGCGCCGCTCTGGCTGTTCGGCACCCAGATGATCGTGATGATCGCCAATGCCTTCGTGATGGCCAATTCGGCCGCCGGCGCCATCAGCATCCGGCCCGAAGCCGCCGGCACCGCCTCCGGCGCCATGGGCTTCCTGCAACAGGGCATCGGCTCGCTGATCTCGCAATTCGGCGCCTATCTCGGCGGCCATTCGACCACCACATTGCCGTTGACATCGGCGCTCTTTGCGATCTCGATCGCCTGCGCCTGCACCATGATCTTCGTGGTGCCGCGGCGCAACGTGGTGGTGAGCGAGGAGTTGATCGCGCAGGCCGAGGAAGATGAGCAGGGGATGATGTGA
- the recN gene encoding DNA repair protein RecN produces the protein MLARLSIRDIVLIERLDIEFSRGLAVLTGETGAGKSILLDAFALALGGRGDAGLVRHGAEQGQVTAMFDVPKGHPAAKILAENGLDDTGEMILRRVQLADGRTRAFINDQAISVQTLKAVGAVLVEIHGQHDERALVDASTHRQLLDAFAGHEKDVVTLEALWDIRRTAGAALDEHRAGMERAAREADYLRHASQELKTLAPKEGEETELANRRTTMMQGEKVATDLREAQEAIGGPHSPVSALSAAVRRLERRAANAPGLIEPAVKAIDIAINALEEADQHLHAALAATDFDPAELERIEERLFALRAASRKYSTPVDLLAALAAQYANDVALIDAGADQLKKLEAAATEADKRYAAAAAKLSAARSKAAEKLNKAVNAELAPLKLERAKFMTQVEANAAAPGPEGIDRVEFWVQTNPGTKPGPMMKVASGGELSRFLLALKVVLADRGSAPTLVFDEIDTGVGGAVADAIGSRLSRLAGKVQVMAVTHAPQVAARASQHLLISKDALDKGKRVATRVNALAADHRREEIARMLAGAEITAEARAAAERLLRAAS, from the coding sequence ATGCTGGCCCGTCTGTCGATCCGTGACATCGTCCTGATCGAGCGGCTCGATATCGAATTTTCCCGTGGCCTGGCGGTGCTGACCGGTGAAACCGGCGCCGGCAAATCGATCCTGCTCGATGCCTTTGCGTTGGCGCTTGGCGGCCGCGGCGATGCCGGCCTGGTGCGCCATGGCGCCGAGCAGGGGCAGGTCACCGCGATGTTCGATGTCCCCAAGGGGCATCCGGCGGCCAAAATCCTCGCCGAGAACGGCCTCGACGACACCGGTGAGATGATCCTGCGCCGCGTGCAGCTCGCCGATGGCCGCACCCGCGCCTTCATCAACGATCAGGCGATCAGCGTGCAGACCCTGAAGGCGGTCGGCGCCGTTCTGGTCGAAATCCACGGCCAGCACGATGAGCGCGCGCTGGTCGACGCCTCCACCCACCGCCAGCTGCTCGACGCCTTCGCCGGCCACGAGAAGGACGTCGTGACGCTGGAAGCGCTATGGGATATCAGGCGGACCGCCGGTGCCGCGCTCGATGAGCACCGCGCCGGGATGGAGCGCGCCGCGCGTGAGGCCGACTATCTGCGCCATGCCTCGCAGGAATTGAAGACGCTGGCGCCGAAGGAGGGCGAGGAGACCGAACTCGCCAACCGCCGCACCACCATGATGCAGGGTGAGAAGGTCGCGACCGATCTGCGCGAGGCGCAGGAGGCTATCGGCGGACCGCATTCGCCGGTGTCGGCGCTGTCGGCCGCGGTGCGCCGGCTGGAGCGGCGCGCCGCCAATGCGCCCGGACTGATCGAGCCGGCCGTGAAAGCAATCGACATCGCGATCAATGCGCTGGAGGAAGCCGATCAGCATCTGCACGCTGCGCTGGCGGCGACTGATTTCGATCCGGCCGAGCTCGAGCGGATCGAGGAGCGGCTGTTCGCGCTGCGCGCCGCCTCGCGCAAATACTCGACGCCGGTGGATCTGCTGGCCGCGCTGGCGGCGCAATACGCCAATGACGTCGCGCTGATCGATGCCGGCGCCGATCAGCTCAAAAAGCTGGAGGCGGCCGCCACTGAGGCCGACAAGCGTTATGCTGCTGCGGCCGCAAAACTATCGGCGGCGCGCAGCAAGGCGGCCGAGAAGCTCAACAAGGCGGTCAATGCCGAGCTCGCGCCGCTCAAGCTCGAGCGCGCGAAATTCATGACCCAGGTCGAGGCCAATGCCGCCGCGCCCGGGCCTGAGGGCATCGACCGCGTCGAGTTCTGGGTCCAGACCAATCCGGGCACCAAGCCGGGACCGATGATGAAGGTCGCCTCCGGTGGCGAGCTGTCGCGCTTCCTGCTGGCGCTGAAGGTCGTGCTGGCCGATCGCGGCTCGGCGCCGACTTTGGTGTTCGACGAAATCGACACCGGTGTCGGCGGCGCGGTGGCGGACGCGATCGGCTCGCGGCTGTCGCGCCTCGCCGGCAAGGTACAGGTGATGGCGGTGACCCATGCGCCGCAGGTCGCGGCCCGCGCCAGCCAGCATCTGTTGATCTCCAAGGATGCGCTCGACAAGGGCAAGCGCGTAGCCACCCGCGTCAACGCGCTCGCTGCCGACCATCGCCGTGAAGAGATCGCGCGCATGCTGGCCGGCGCCGAGATCACCGCCGAGGCGAGGGCCGCGGCGGAACGGCTGCTCCGGGCGGCGAGCTAG
- a CDS encoding 50S ribosomal protein L11 methyltransferase translates to MTPSTHRASVTLSDETTAKRVVDALSELFFEDQAAFAAFERPDGRWDVTVHFAEPPDQALLRELVGQVVRPDIASTLVFDTIEAKDWVKASLEDLVPVAAGRFVVHGQHDRHRIPPNKLGIEIEAALAFGTGHHGTTRGCLLLLDHVLKAYQPRRVLDLGTGTGVLGIAAAKALHGKVLASDIDPPSVKVAEENAWLNGAGHLVDVIRATGFAAPRFAADGPFDLVLANILANPLRQLAGPMAQHLASSAQVILSGLLTHQAPAVIAAYRARGLVPLRHLKIEGWSSLLLRRVK, encoded by the coding sequence ATGACCCCATCCACACACCGCGCCAGCGTCACCCTGTCAGACGAGACGACCGCAAAGCGCGTCGTCGATGCGCTTTCCGAGCTCTTCTTCGAGGATCAGGCGGCATTTGCGGCCTTCGAGCGGCCGGATGGCCGCTGGGACGTCACGGTCCATTTTGCTGAACCGCCCGACCAGGCCTTGCTGCGCGAGTTGGTCGGCCAGGTCGTGCGGCCGGACATCGCATCGACTTTGGTCTTTGACACCATCGAGGCAAAGGACTGGGTCAAGGCCAGCTTGGAGGACCTGGTCCCGGTCGCGGCCGGCCGTTTTGTCGTCCACGGTCAGCATGACCGGCACAGGATCCCCCCCAACAAGCTCGGGATCGAGATCGAGGCGGCGCTGGCCTTCGGCACCGGTCATCACGGCACCACGCGCGGCTGCCTGCTGCTGCTCGACCACGTGCTGAAGGCCTATCAGCCGCGCCGGGTGCTCGATCTCGGCACCGGCACCGGCGTGCTCGGGATTGCCGCCGCCAAGGCGCTGCACGGCAAGGTGCTGGCGAGCGACATCGACCCGCCGTCGGTCAAGGTCGCCGAGGAGAACGCCTGGCTGAACGGCGCAGGGCATCTGGTGGACGTGATCCGTGCCACCGGCTTTGCCGCACCGCGCTTTGCCGCGGACGGGCCGTTCGATCTGGTGCTCGCCAACATCCTCGCCAACCCGCTGCGCCAGCTGGCGGGACCGATGGCGCAGCACCTCGCGTCGTCGGCGCAGGTCATTCTATCGGGCCTGCTGACCCACCAGGCGCCGGCGGTGATCGCCGCCTACCGCGCCCGCGGGCTGGTGCCGCTGCGGCATCTGAAGATCGAGGGCTGGAGCAGCCTGCTGTTACGCAGGGTCAAATGA
- a CDS encoding NAD(P)/FAD-dependent oxidoreductase, with translation MNKTDVVIIGAGHNGLTCAAYLAMAGLRVKVVERRKVVGGAAVTEEFCPGFRNSVAAYTVSLLNPQIISDLKLADHGLRIVERRAQNFLPAPDGSHLLTGEGRTQQSVAKLSPHDAAAIGAFSGELEAIADVLRQFVLRAPPNLVEGFGIGAISEVFNALGTANILRRLSLEQQRNLLDLFTRSAGEMLDERFDNDLVKALFGFDAIVGNYASPYAAGSAYVMLHHAFGEVNGKKGVWGHAIGGMGAITQAMARAARSHGVEIETDAPVREVIVENDRATGVILDSGETVRAKYVVSNVNPKLLYTRLVPEGALAGEFRTRISRWQNGSGTFRMNVALSALPSFTALPGPGDHLTAGIIIAPSLGYMDRAWRDAREFGWSRAPVVELLIPSTLDDSLSPPGQHVASLFCQHVAPQLPGGKSWDDHRDEAADLMIATVDRYAPGFAGSVIGRQILSPLDLERQFGLLGGDIFHGALTLNQLFSARPMLGHADYRGPLRGLYHCGSGAHPGGGVTGAPGHNAARAILADHRALFA, from the coding sequence ATGAACAAAACAGACGTCGTCATCATCGGTGCGGGGCATAACGGCCTCACCTGCGCGGCCTATCTCGCGATGGCAGGGCTGCGGGTGAAGGTCGTCGAGCGCCGCAAGGTGGTCGGCGGCGCCGCCGTCACCGAAGAGTTTTGCCCGGGCTTCCGCAATTCGGTCGCCGCCTACACGGTGAGCCTGCTCAACCCGCAAATCATTTCCGACCTGAAACTTGCCGATCACGGTTTGCGGATCGTCGAGCGCCGCGCGCAGAACTTCCTCCCCGCGCCCGACGGCAGCCATCTGCTGACCGGCGAAGGCCGCACCCAGCAGTCGGTCGCGAAACTGAGTCCGCACGATGCCGCCGCCATCGGCGCGTTCTCGGGGGAACTCGAAGCCATCGCCGACGTGCTGCGGCAGTTCGTGCTGCGCGCGCCGCCGAACCTCGTCGAGGGCTTTGGCATCGGCGCAATCAGCGAAGTCTTCAACGCGCTCGGCACCGCCAACATCCTGCGGCGGCTGTCGCTGGAGCAGCAGCGCAATCTGCTCGACCTGTTCACGCGCTCGGCCGGCGAGATGCTCGACGAGCGTTTCGATAACGACCTCGTCAAGGCGCTGTTCGGCTTCGATGCCATTGTCGGCAACTATGCGAGCCCCTACGCCGCCGGCTCGGCCTATGTGATGCTGCATCATGCGTTCGGCGAGGTGAACGGCAAGAAGGGGGTCTGGGGCCACGCGATCGGCGGCATGGGCGCGATCACCCAGGCGATGGCACGTGCCGCGCGCAGCCACGGCGTCGAGATCGAAACCGATGCCCCCGTCCGCGAGGTGATCGTCGAAAATGATCGCGCCACGGGCGTTATCCTCGACAGCGGCGAGACGGTTCGCGCCAAATATGTCGTCTCCAACGTCAACCCGAAACTGCTCTACACGCGCCTGGTGCCGGAGGGCGCATTGGCGGGCGAATTCCGCACCCGCATCTCGCGATGGCAGAACGGGTCCGGCACGTTCAGGATGAACGTGGCGCTGAGCGCCCTGCCCTCGTTCACCGCGCTCCCAGGCCCCGGCGATCACCTCACCGCGGGGATCATCATCGCGCCCAGCCTCGGCTACATGGATCGCGCCTGGCGCGATGCGCGCGAATTCGGCTGGAGCCGCGCGCCGGTCGTCGAGCTGCTGATCCCATCGACGCTCGACGACAGCCTGAGCCCGCCGGGCCAGCATGTCGCGAGCCTGTTCTGCCAGCACGTCGCGCCGCAACTGCCCGGCGGCAAATCATGGGACGACCATCGAGACGAGGCCGCCGATCTGATGATCGCAACCGTCGACCGCTACGCGCCCGGCTTCGCGGGCTCCGTGATCGGCCGCCAGATCCTGTCGCCGCTCGATCTCGAACGGCAGTTCGGCCTTCTCGGCGGCGACATCTTTCACGGCGCGCTGACGCTGAACCAGTTGTTCTCGGCGCGGCCCATGCTCGGCCATGCCGACTACCGCGGGCCGCTCCGCGGCCTCTACCATTGCGGTTCCGGCGCCCATCCGGGCGGCGGGGTCACCGGCGCGCCCGGCCACAACGCCGCGCGGGCCATCCTGGCCGACCATCGCGCGCTGTTCGCCTGA
- a CDS encoding Flp family type IVb pilin translates to MRAILVRHLDDDSGATAIEYGLIATGIALAIIAAVNGIGTNLSGTSSTIAGSLE, encoded by the coding sequence ATGAGGGCTATTCTTGTTAGGCATTTGGACGACGACTCCGGCGCAACCGCCATCGAATACGGGCTGATCGCGACCGGCATCGCCCTCGCCATCATCGCTGCGGTGAATGGCATCGGCACGAATTTGAGCGGAACGTCCAGCACGATCGCAGGTTCGCTCGAGTAA
- a CDS encoding outer membrane protein assembly factor BamD, with amino-acid sequence MALEPRSSSDVSGLTKAARTLRFAAGLIVLALPLSGCGTGALWDKFMAKDDTFVDEPADKLYNEGLYMMNEKKDLKAASKKFEEVDRQHPYSDWARKSLLMSAYSYYQAGDYDSCIGSATRYVTLHPGSPDASYAQYLIAASHFDQIPDISRDQSRTEKAIAALEEVVRKYPTSEYATQAKNKIQAARDQLAGKEMAVGRYYIEKRDFTAAINRFKTVVTQYQTTRHVEEALYRLTEAYMAIGIAGEAQTAAAVLGHNFPDSRWYKDAYNLVKSGGLEPSENQGSWISRTFKKIGLG; translated from the coding sequence ATGGCGCTCGAACCACGCTCTTCTTCTGACGTCTCCGGCCTGACCAAGGCCGCGCGCACGCTGCGTTTTGCTGCGGGCCTGATCGTGCTGGCCCTGCCGCTCTCAGGCTGCGGCACCGGCGCGCTGTGGGACAAGTTCATGGCCAAGGACGATACGTTCGTCGATGAGCCCGCGGACAAGCTCTACAATGAGGGCTTGTACATGATGAACGAGAAGAAGGACCTGAAGGCGGCCTCGAAGAAGTTCGAGGAAGTCGACCGTCAGCATCCCTATTCGGACTGGGCCCGCAAGTCGCTGCTGATGTCGGCCTATTCGTACTACCAGGCCGGCGACTACGACAGCTGCATCGGCTCGGCGACCCGTTACGTCACGCTGCATCCCGGCAGCCCCGACGCGTCCTACGCCCAGTACCTGATCGCGGCATCGCATTTCGACCAGATCCCGGACATCTCGCGTGACCAGAGCCGCACCGAGAAGGCGATCGCGGCGCTCGAAGAGGTGGTGCGGAAATATCCGACCTCCGAATACGCCACCCAGGCCAAGAACAAGATCCAGGCTGCGCGCGACCAACTCGCCGGCAAGGAGATGGCGGTCGGACGCTATTACATCGAGAAGCGCGACTTCACCGCCGCGATCAACCGCTTCAAGACCGTGGTCACCCAGTATCAGACCACCCGTCACGTCGAAGAGGCGCTCTACCGGCTCACCGAGGCCTATATGGCGATCGGTATCGCCGGCGAGGCGCAGACCGCAGCCGCGGTTCTCGGCCACAATTTTCCGGACAGCCGCTGGTACAAGGACGCGTATAATCTAGTAAAGTCCGGCGGTCTCGAGCCGAGCGAGAATCAGGGATCCTGGATCAGCAGGACCTTCAAGAAGATAGGTCTCGGCTAG
- a CDS encoding aminopeptidase P family protein, with translation MFEAHFQTFEEPEGGVALAARLSALREELARHKLTGFVVPRADQQQNEYVAASEERLAWLTGFTGSAGLAIVLAKEAALFVDGRYTLQAGKQVDAKAWQVEPLVEPPPEHWLTRHLSAGDRLGFDPWLHTSAAVERLTAACTKAGAELVAVDGNPVDTIWHERPAPPLGPVSIHGAQFSGEIEAEKLKRIRLEINKLGVDALVLSDSHAVAWTFNIRGADVSHTPLPLSYALVPKEGRPLVFIDHRKLSNSARDHLEQSADVEEPAALTAKLSELAKRGASIALDGATAADALSRLIAGAGGKPVRGNDPVSLLKAVKNLTEIEGTRTAHQRDAVALTRFLAWIDREAPAGHLTEIDTVEALETFRRQTGALKDVSFPTIAGTGPNGAIVHYRVTRKTNRRIVPGDLLLIDSGAQYQDGTTDVTRTIAIGSPTAEMRDRFTRVLRGHIAIARAIFPDGTTGAQLDSFARQYLWQAGIDFEHGTGHGVGSYLSVHEGPARISKLGTTPLKRGMILSNEPGYYKTDAYGIRIENLELVIGTDIAGAEKPVNAFETLTLAPIDRRLIEVSMLSEGELNWLNDYHARVARTVRPHLDDNATKLWLDEATAPLR, from the coding sequence ATGTTCGAAGCCCATTTCCAGACTTTCGAAGAACCCGAAGGCGGCGTTGCGCTGGCCGCACGGCTAAGCGCGCTGCGTGAGGAACTGGCGCGGCACAAGCTGACCGGATTCGTGGTTCCACGCGCCGACCAGCAGCAGAACGAGTACGTCGCAGCGTCGGAGGAACGGCTCGCCTGGCTGACCGGCTTCACCGGATCGGCCGGGCTCGCGATCGTGCTGGCCAAGGAAGCCGCCCTGTTCGTCGACGGCCGCTACACGCTGCAGGCCGGCAAGCAAGTCGACGCCAAGGCCTGGCAGGTCGAGCCGCTGGTCGAGCCGCCGCCGGAGCACTGGCTGACGAGGCATCTATCGGCCGGCGACCGCCTAGGATTTGACCCGTGGCTGCACACTTCTGCGGCAGTTGAACGGCTGACGGCGGCCTGCACCAAGGCCGGTGCCGAGCTGGTCGCCGTCGACGGCAACCCGGTCGATACGATCTGGCACGAGCGGCCGGCACCGCCGCTCGGCCCGGTTTCGATCCACGGCGCGCAATTCTCCGGCGAGATCGAGGCCGAGAAGCTGAAGCGCATCCGGCTCGAGATCAACAAGCTCGGCGTCGATGCGCTGGTGCTCTCCGACAGCCACGCGGTGGCCTGGACCTTCAACATCCGTGGCGCCGACGTCTCCCATACGCCGCTGCCGCTGTCCTACGCGCTGGTGCCGAAGGAAGGCCGGCCGCTGGTGTTCATCGATCACCGCAAGCTGTCCAACTCTGCGCGCGACCATCTCGAGCAATCCGCCGATGTCGAGGAACCGGCGGCGCTGACCGCGAAGCTCAGCGAGCTTGCCAAGCGCGGCGCCTCGATCGCGCTCGACGGCGCGACCGCGGCGGACGCCCTGAGCCGCCTGATCGCGGGCGCCGGCGGCAAGCCGGTGCGCGGCAACGATCCGGTCAGCCTGCTCAAGGCGGTCAAGAACCTCACCGAGATCGAAGGCACCCGCACCGCGCACCAGCGCGACGCCGTGGCGCTGACGCGCTTCCTTGCCTGGATCGACCGCGAGGCGCCCGCAGGCCACCTCACCGAGATCGACACCGTCGAGGCCTTGGAGACGTTCCGCCGCCAGACCGGCGCGCTGAAGGACGTCTCGTTCCCGACCATCGCCGGCACCGGGCCGAACGGCGCCATCGTGCATTATCGCGTGACGCGCAAGACCAACCGCCGCATCGTGCCCGGCGATCTCCTGCTGATCGATTCCGGCGCGCAATATCAGGACGGCACCACCGACGTCACCCGCACCATCGCGATCGGCAGCCCGACCGCAGAGATGCGCGATCGCTTCACCCGCGTGCTGCGCGGCCATATCGCGATCGCTCGCGCGATCTTCCCCGACGGCACCACCGGCGCGCAGCTGGACAGCTTCGCGCGGCAATATCTCTGGCAGGCCGGGATCGATTTCGAGCACGGCACCGGCCACGGCGTCGGCAGCTATCTCAGCGTCCATGAAGGGCCGGCGCGAATCTCCAAGCTCGGCACCACGCCGCTGAAGCGCGGCATGATCCTGTCCAACGAGCCCGGCTACTACAAGACCGACGCCTACGGCATCCGGATCGAGAACCTCGAACTCGTGATCGGCACCGACATTGCCGGCGCCGAGAAGCCGGTCAACGCCTTCGAGACGCTGACCTTGGCGCCGATCGATCGCCGCCTGATCGAGGTGAGCATGCTGAGCGAAGGCGAGTTGAACTGGCTCAACGATTACCATGCCCGCGTCGCACGCACGGTGCGCCCGCATCTCGACGACAACGCCACCAAGCTGTGGCTCGACGAGGCTACGGCGCCGCTGAGGTAG
- the ligA gene encoding NAD-dependent DNA ligase LigA, whose amino-acid sequence MATKAKKALVDVDKLTKAQAKVEHMRLSLEIEGHNERYYQKDAPTVSDAAYDALRRRLEAVEAKFPDLVTTDSPTQTVGAAPARGFAKVQHVVPMLSLGNAFSDEDVTEFVERIRRFLKLDADHIPALVAEPKIDGLSLSLRYENGELVRAATRGDGFTGEDVTANVRTIKDIPHSLKGRNFPAACEMRGEVYMLKKDFLELNKKQAAADDTIFANPRNSAAGSLRQKDVSITASRPLKFFAYTWGEMSEPPADTQHGMLEWMHKAGFVVNPLITLCHSVDDVLKFYNKIGEERASLGYDIDGVVYKVDRLDWQERLGFVSRSPRWAIAHKFAAEQATTVLKGIDIQVGRTGAMTPVARLEPVTVGGVVVSNATLHNEDYIKGIGNDGNPIRDGVDLRIDDTVVVQRAGDVIPQVVGVVLDKRPKSAKPYKFPDTCPVCGSHAIREEGEAVRRCTGALICPAQAVERLKHFVSRLAFDIDGLGEKQIQEFYEDGLVKSPVDIFTLRERDARSTSKLMEREGYGETSVRNLFDAIDARRNIELHRLIFALGIRHVGEGNAKLLARHYHTIENFREAMLAAAKGSQDEENTTEAYQDLNDIDGIGEIVADAVVEFFAEPRNVKALGELLRQIEVKPAEQPRKSSPVSDKTVVFTGSLTKFTRDEAKAMAERLGAKVAGSVSKKTDYVVAGEEAGSKLTKARELGVAVLTEDEWLKLIEE is encoded by the coding sequence ATGGCCACCAAGGCGAAGAAAGCGCTGGTCGACGTCGACAAGCTCACCAAGGCGCAAGCCAAGGTCGAGCACATGCGGCTTTCGCTCGAGATCGAGGGACACAACGAGCGCTACTATCAGAAGGACGCGCCGACCGTATCGGACGCGGCCTACGACGCCCTGCGGCGCCGCTTGGAAGCGGTCGAGGCGAAGTTTCCCGACCTCGTCACCACGGACTCACCGACGCAAACTGTCGGTGCTGCGCCGGCCCGCGGCTTTGCCAAGGTGCAGCACGTCGTTCCGATGCTGTCGCTCGGCAACGCATTTAGCGACGAAGATGTCACCGAGTTCGTCGAGCGCATTAGGCGCTTTCTCAAGCTCGATGCCGATCACATTCCGGCGCTGGTCGCCGAGCCGAAGATCGACGGTCTGTCGCTCTCGCTGCGCTATGAAAACGGCGAGCTGGTCCGCGCAGCGACCCGTGGTGACGGCTTCACTGGCGAGGATGTCACTGCCAATGTCCGGACCATCAAGGACATTCCGCACAGCCTGAAGGGCCGCAATTTCCCGGCCGCCTGCGAGATGCGCGGCGAAGTCTACATGCTCAAGAAGGACTTCCTCGAGCTGAACAAGAAGCAGGCTGCGGCCGACGACACGATCTTTGCCAATCCGCGCAATTCGGCGGCGGGTTCGCTGCGCCAGAAGGATGTCTCGATCACCGCGTCACGGCCGCTGAAATTCTTCGCCTATACGTGGGGCGAGATGAGCGAGCCGCCTGCCGACACCCAGCACGGCATGCTGGAGTGGATGCACAAGGCAGGCTTCGTGGTCAATCCATTGATCACGCTCTGCCACAGCGTCGACGATGTCTTGAAATTCTACAACAAGATCGGCGAGGAGCGGGCATCGCTCGGCTACGACATCGACGGCGTCGTCTACAAGGTCGACCGCCTCGACTGGCAGGAGCGGCTCGGCTTCGTGTCGCGCAGCCCGCGCTGGGCCATCGCACACAAATTCGCCGCCGAACAGGCAACGACTGTTCTCAAGGGGATCGATATCCAGGTGGGGCGCACCGGCGCGATGACGCCGGTCGCGCGGCTGGAGCCGGTCACGGTCGGTGGCGTCGTGGTGTCGAATGCGACGCTGCATAACGAAGATTACATCAAAGGGATCGGCAACGACGGAAATCCGATCCGGGACGGCGTCGATCTGCGTATCGACGACACCGTCGTGGTGCAGCGCGCCGGCGACGTCATCCCGCAGGTCGTCGGCGTCGTTCTGGACAAGCGGCCGAAGAGTGCAAAGCCGTACAAGTTTCCCGACACCTGCCCGGTATGCGGCAGCCATGCGATCCGCGAGGAAGGCGAGGCGGTGCGTCGCTGCACCGGCGCGCTGATCTGTCCGGCGCAGGCGGTCGAGCGGCTGAAGCATTTCGTGTCGCGTCTCGCCTTCGATATCGATGGTCTCGGCGAGAAGCAGATCCAGGAATTCTACGAGGATGGGCTGGTGAAGTCGCCGGTCGACATCTTCACCCTTCGCGAGCGGGACGCGCGTTCGACCTCGAAATTGATGGAGCGCGAAGGCTACGGCGAGACCTCGGTGCGCAACCTGTTCGACGCGATCGACGCGCGCCGCAATATCGAGCTGCACCGCTTGATCTTTGCGCTCGGCATTCGCCATGTCGGCGAGGGCAACGCCAAGCTGCTGGCGCGGCACTACCACACGATCGAGAATTTCCGTGAGGCGATGCTGGCCGCAGCCAAGGGCAGCCAGGACGAAGAGAACACCACCGAAGCCTACCAGGACCTCAACGACATCGACGGCATCGGCGAGATCGTTGCGGACGCAGTGGTCGAGTTCTTTGCCGAGCCGCGCAACGTCAAGGCGCTCGGCGAATTGCTGCGCCAGATCGAGGTGAAGCCTGCCGAGCAGCCGCGCAAGAGCTCGCCGGTCTCGGACAAGACCGTGGTGTTCACCGGGTCGCTGACCAAATTCACCCGTGACGAAGCCAAGGCGATGGCCGAGCGTCTCGGCGCCAAGGTTGCCGGCTCGGTGTCGAAAAAGACCGACTACGTCGTCGCCGGCGAGGAAGCCGGGTCGAAGTTGACCAAGGCGCGCGAGCTCGGCGTTGCGGTGCTGACCGAAGACGAGTGGCTGAAGCTGATCGAGGAGTAA